The nucleotide sequence CAGCAGTTCTCATTTTATCGATTGCATGTTTCTTGCTCCGTGGTTTTGGCTTTGCTTTGGCGAACGGGTTGGTTTGTCGAGTTCAAGGCGGCTGGGGCGGTGGGCTGCCTGTGGCGAGCAGCGAGACGAGCGCGGCCCATGACGGGAAGAGTTGATAGCAGACGATGGAGCGCATGTGTTCGAACAGGCGCGCGCGGGAGCCGAGCCGTTCCCTGGCCTGCCGCCATTGGGCTTCGGCGAGGTCGCAGGCGGTGTGGAGGGCGAAGGCGAGGAGGTTGAGCGCGACGAGGACGCTGGCGAGGGTTTTCTTGCCGTGTCCGAAGTTGTGTTCGAGGTGGTAGCCGCGCTGCTTGAGGACGTTGAAGGTTTCGTTTTCTATTTTCCAGCGGGCGCGGCCGCAGGCGGCGAGTTCGGCGACATTGCCGGCGGTGACGTCGAGATCGGTGACGAAGCCGTTGCGGTAGGTGACCTTGCCGTTGGGGAGGGCGATCTCGATCTCGAACCAGTTCACGCGCAGGGCGTCGTCGCCGTCGCGCAGGGGCAGGCCGGTCATCCAGCGGTAGCGGTGGACGCGGCGGCGGGCGCCGCGGCCTTCGGTTGTTCGCAGGGTGTCCGGGGAGACGCCTTGCAGGTATTCGTGGAGCGTTTTGTGGCTGGCGGGTTTGGCGGTGAGCAGGAAGTTTCCGCCGCTTGCCTGGATGGCCCGGCAGACGGGCTGGCAGGCGTAGAGGTCGTCGCCGAGGTAGACGGGGCGGAGTGCGGCGCATTGGGGGCCGATGCGGGCGAGCCAGCGTTTGGCGGCGGCGCGCTCGCAGTCCTGCTTGTCGTGTCCTTCCCGGGGCGCGAGGAACTCCGGCGGCAGCGGCAGGGCCAGGTTCCGTCCCGGCGCCACCAGGGTGGCGGCGAGCACCTGGTGGAAGTGTTCGGTTCCGCCGTCGCCGCGCTTGCGCGTGGAGCAGTTCGGGCAGTGGATCTTGCGCGAGCGGAAGTATTCGGTGCCGTCGAGGGCGATCAGCGCGCGCCCGCCGAGCCGGCGCATGCCGTCGAGGGCGCCGGCGGCGTCGAGTTCCGCCGCGAGGCCGGTGAACAGCGCGTCGAAGTGCGCCGGCGGAACGCCGTCGAGCGTCTGCCGGACGTGGTTGTCGCTGGGAATGCGGTCCAGGCCGAACAGGGTGTGGGCGTTCGAGTTGCCCAGCCGGACGGCGAGCGTGCGCTGATGCGCCAGGAAGGACGGCGACTGCAGGAAGAACACCGACAGCGCCGCCAGACCGATGTCCGCCATGGCGTATCGCCGGTTGCGGCCGCGGCGGGGGTCCGGCAGTTCGGCCATGCGACCGCGCAGCCGGTCGAGTTGACGCTCTAGCCAGCGCATCCGTCCTCCGGCGGCCGCGCGTCAACGGCCATCAGCGCGGCCAGCACCGCCATCCGCTCCCGGGCGGGCATGGCCCGGTAGCGGCGGGCCCAGCGCTCGGCCTTGCGCTTGACGCCCTGGCGGCGCGTGAAGTCGCGGCCCGCGAAGCGGACCCAGTGGGCGCGGTCCGGGGCGAAGTTGAACCAGACCTTCTCGGTCACCACCCCGGCGTGGTTCATGACCTGCAGCGACAGACTGCGCCAGTCCGCCAGCAGGGCATC is from Acidobacteriota bacterium and encodes:
- a CDS encoding ISNCY family transposase, producing the protein MAELPDPRRGRNRRYAMADIGLAALSVFFLQSPSFLAHQRTLAVRLGNSNAHTLFGLDRIPSDNHVRQTLDGVPPAHFDALFTGLAAELDAAGALDGMRRLGGRALIALDGTEYFRSRKIHCPNCSTRKRGDGGTEHFHQVLAATLVAPGRNLALPLPPEFLAPREGHDKQDCERAAAKRWLARIGPQCAALRPVYLGDDLYACQPVCRAIQASGGNFLLTAKPASHKTLHEYLQGVSPDTLRTTEGRGARRRVHRYRWMTGLPLRDGDDALRVNWFEIEIALPNGKVTYRNGFVTDLDVTAGNVAELAACGRARWKIENETFNVLKQRGYHLEHNFGHGKKTLASVLVALNLLAFALHTACDLAEAQWRQARERLGSRARLFEHMRSIVCYQLFPSWAALVSLLATGSPPPQPP